The Prevotella sp. E9-3 genome has a window encoding:
- a CDS encoding DUF4973 domain-containing protein, which translates to MISKNIIKYMLVGTVCCGFSAALTSCNDEWKDEQYEKYISFKAPLNDNGVTAVYVPYSRHNDDGSLMYGQEGKSSYDLPVIVAGTTINSNNLSIQVGHSDTLDILNYERFGSTEYRSDIVDLYYKDMSNYAEYPGTVQINSGQDVGLLRINFNFKNIDMVEKWVLPIEIKKGEGYEAHPRKNYAKAMLRVYPYNDYSGNYSATTLKVTNAADPNNATGMETARAYVVDESSVFFYMGNIDETRVDRRFYKVKFKFNPTSADGNEGTVTLTADNAANNNFVQYGIAQYRIYEQADEVQPYLMHHYVIISDISYSYTDYTSVENYAMDYSVQGNLTLERQLNTQIPNEDQAIQW; encoded by the coding sequence ATGATTAGTAAGAATATTATTAAATATATGCTGGTTGGTACAGTGTGCTGTGGTTTTTCTGCAGCACTCACCAGCTGCAACGACGAGTGGAAGGACGAGCAGTACGAGAAGTACATCAGCTTTAAGGCTCCACTAAACGACAATGGTGTTACAGCCGTTTATGTTCCTTACTCTCGCCACAACGATGATGGTAGCCTGATGTATGGTCAGGAAGGTAAGTCATCATACGATTTGCCCGTGATTGTTGCCGGTACCACTATTAACAGCAATAATCTGTCAATTCAGGTTGGCCACAGTGATACGCTCGACATTCTGAACTACGAGCGCTTTGGTAGTACTGAATACCGTTCGGATATTGTTGACCTGTATTACAAGGATATGAGCAACTATGCTGAATATCCTGGCACAGTACAGATTAACAGTGGTCAGGACGTTGGCCTGCTGCGTATTAACTTCAACTTCAAGAACATTGACATGGTTGAGAAATGGGTACTCCCTATCGAAATTAAGAAAGGAGAAGGCTATGAGGCTCACCCACGTAAGAACTACGCAAAAGCTATGCTTCGCGTATATCCTTACAATGATTACTCTGGCAACTACTCAGCTACAACACTGAAAGTGACCAATGCAGCCGACCCGAACAATGCAACCGGTATGGAGACTGCACGTGCCTATGTTGTGGATGAGAGCAGTGTATTCTTCTATATGGGCAACATCGACGAAACACGTGTTGACCGTCGTTTCTACAAGGTAAAGTTCAAGTTCAATCCCACATCGGCTGATGGCAATGAAGGCACAGTGACACTCACTGCCGACAATGCTGCCAACAACAATTTCGTACAATACGGTATTGCCCAGTATCGTATCTACGAACAAGCCGACGAAGTACAGCCTTATTTGATGCACCACTACGTAATCATCAGTGATATTTCATATTCCTACACTGACTACACTTCAGTAGAGAATTACGCAATGGATTACTCCGTTCAAGGCAACTTGACTCTTGAACGTCAGCTGAACACGCAGATTCCGAACGAAGATCAAGCCATTCAGTGGTAA
- a CDS encoding TonB-dependent receptor: protein MKRYIATLLFFLSVTISALAQNEYTIKGRVTDLSGMEIIGASVIVKDSKGLGTITDLNGNYSIKVQQYRTLVFSYIGYKTQEVLIKGDQKELNITLQEDVQNAVDEVVVTGMGTQKKLTVTGAVSTVKMDDLKHYSTSNLTNTLAGNVPGIMAFQTSGQPGKNTSEFWIRGISTFGASSKAYILVDGFERENIDDINIEDIENFSVLKDASATAIYGSKGANGVILITTKHGKAGKVQINGKVETSYNTRTITPEFVDGFQYANFLNEARVTRNLGRLYQPVELDIIREGLDPDLYPNVDWQDLLLKDGAMSYRANLNISGGGETARYYVSMAYTEDEGMYKTDNTLKDKYDTNANYKRWNYRMNVDVDVTKTTLLKLGVGGSLNKRNSPGIGDDKVWGQLFGYNPLSTPVLYSNGYYPAKGTYKEEIKDGQPYYTLEANYINPWVSSTQTGYNNEWQSDIQTNATLEQKLDFITKGLNLTARFGFDTHNENAIQHHRMPALYSARSRNTETGELDFQQVQSVQDMTQSTSSDGWRREFVDVLLHWDRSFLDAHNLGANIKYTENQHISTQNLGNDIKNSVSRKNKSLASQFTYNYKYRYFFDYNFGYNGSENFADGHRWGFFPAWSVAWNIGEEPLVKKIAPWLDMFKVRFSHGKVGNDQLANVRFPYLYTLLSSQTDAEKELGGGGNGYYWGENHTNQYEGIRYRQVASEGVTWEVATKNDIGVDLVLFNNQLSLTVDYFDEERTGIYQERRFLPTTVGLEFWDRGKDDKDIGWNYPRANVGSVKSRGFDGNFRYERRFGDFNVTLRGNMTYSKNEIGEYDEENNVYAYQNQHGYRVDQVRGLIALGLFKDYDDIRNSPTQTFGTVQPGDIKYKDVNGDGIIDAGDECAIGATSKPNLIYGLGLSVTWKGFDFNLHFQGAGKSTFMTLGKNVYAFSEGQWGNIFKGLLDDRWVDSETASMLGIAPNEDVNASYPRLSYGGNANNYRNSTFWLRDGRYLRLKNLDIGYTLPKSIVNKIHFQNIRFYVSGTNLFFLSKKFDTWDPESLQPRGEDYPITKAVTLGMQVNL, encoded by the coding sequence ATGAAAAGATATATAGCAACACTATTGTTCTTCCTGAGCGTAACAATCTCTGCTCTGGCACAGAACGAATATACAATCAAGGGACGCGTAACCGATCTTTCCGGAATGGAGATTATCGGTGCCAGCGTCATTGTGAAAGACTCAAAAGGTCTTGGTACCATCACCGACTTGAATGGTAACTATTCTATCAAGGTACAGCAGTACCGCACACTGGTATTCTCATACATTGGTTATAAGACTCAGGAAGTTCTGATCAAAGGCGACCAGAAAGAACTGAATATCACCCTTCAGGAAGATGTTCAAAATGCTGTTGATGAAGTGGTGGTAACCGGTATGGGTACTCAGAAGAAACTTACTGTTACGGGTGCCGTTTCTACTGTAAAGATGGACGACCTGAAGCACTACAGCACTTCAAACCTGACCAACACTCTGGCTGGTAACGTTCCTGGTATCATGGCATTCCAGACAAGTGGTCAGCCCGGTAAGAACACCTCAGAATTCTGGATTCGTGGTATCTCTACTTTTGGTGCCAGTTCTAAAGCTTACATCCTGGTGGATGGTTTTGAGCGCGAGAACATCGACGACATCAATATTGAAGATATTGAGAACTTCTCAGTGTTGAAAGATGCTTCTGCCACAGCTATCTACGGTTCAAAAGGTGCAAACGGTGTAATCTTGATAACTACCAAACACGGTAAGGCCGGTAAGGTACAGATTAACGGTAAGGTGGAAACTTCTTACAACACTCGTACCATCACACCTGAGTTCGTGGATGGTTTCCAGTATGCAAATTTCCTGAACGAAGCTCGTGTAACACGTAACCTTGGTCGTTTGTATCAGCCCGTTGAGCTCGACATCATCCGTGAAGGTTTGGATCCAGACCTCTATCCTAACGTTGACTGGCAGGACCTCTTGTTGAAGGACGGTGCTATGAGCTACCGTGCCAACCTGAATATCAGTGGTGGTGGTGAGACTGCCCGTTATTATGTGTCAATGGCCTACACCGAGGATGAAGGTATGTATAAGACCGACAACACATTGAAGGACAAATATGACACTAACGCCAACTACAAGCGTTGGAACTACCGCATGAACGTCGATGTGGACGTAACCAAGACTACCTTGCTGAAATTAGGCGTAGGTGGAAGCTTGAACAAGCGCAACTCTCCAGGTATCGGTGATGACAAAGTTTGGGGACAGTTGTTCGGTTACAACCCACTTTCCACACCTGTACTCTACTCTAACGGTTATTATCCTGCAAAGGGAACTTACAAAGAAGAGATTAAAGACGGACAGCCTTATTATACCTTGGAAGCCAACTATATCAACCCTTGGGTATCAAGTACACAGACTGGCTACAACAACGAGTGGCAGAGCGATATCCAGACAAATGCCACCTTGGAGCAGAAGTTGGACTTCATTACTAAGGGCCTGAACCTGACTGCTCGTTTCGGTTTCGATACCCACAACGAAAATGCTATTCAGCACCACCGTATGCCAGCCCTCTACTCTGCTCGTTCTCGCAACACGGAGACAGGTGAGCTGGACTTCCAGCAAGTTCAGAGTGTTCAAGACATGACACAGTCAACCAGCAGCGATGGCTGGCGCCGTGAATTCGTGGACGTTTTACTGCACTGGGATCGCTCATTCTTGGATGCTCACAACCTGGGTGCAAACATCAAATATACCGAGAATCAGCATATTTCCACCCAGAATCTGGGCAATGACATCAAAAACTCTGTATCTCGCAAGAACAAGAGTCTGGCTTCTCAGTTCACTTATAACTATAAGTACCGTTACTTCTTTGACTACAACTTTGGTTACAATGGCTCTGAGAACTTTGCCGACGGTCACCGTTGGGGTTTCTTCCCTGCATGGTCTGTAGCATGGAACATCGGTGAGGAGCCTTTGGTGAAGAAAATAGCTCCTTGGCTCGACATGTTCAAGGTTCGCTTCTCTCACGGTAAAGTGGGTAACGACCAGCTTGCAAACGTACGTTTCCCTTATCTCTACACTCTTCTCAGTTCTCAGACTGATGCTGAGAAAGAACTGGGTGGTGGTGGCAATGGCTACTACTGGGGTGAAAACCACACCAACCAATATGAAGGTATCCGCTATCGCCAGGTGGCTTCTGAAGGTGTAACATGGGAGGTTGCAACAAAGAATGACATTGGTGTTGACCTCGTTTTATTCAACAATCAGTTGTCTCTTACCGTTGACTACTTCGATGAAGAGCGTACTGGTATCTATCAAGAGCGCCGTTTCCTGCCTACTACAGTTGGTCTGGAATTTTGGGACAGAGGCAAGGATGATAAAGACATTGGCTGGAACTATCCTCGTGCTAACGTAGGCTCAGTAAAATCTCGTGGTTTCGATGGTAATTTCCGTTATGAAAGACGCTTCGGCGATTTCAATGTAACCCTCCGCGGTAACATGACCTACTCTAAGAACGAGATTGGTGAATACGATGAAGAAAACAATGTATATGCTTACCAGAACCAGCATGGCTACCGTGTAGATCAGGTTCGTGGTCTGATTGCTCTGGGTCTGTTCAAGGATTACGACGATATCCGCAACTCTCCCACTCAGACATTCGGAACCGTACAGCCTGGTGACATCAAATATAAAGATGTAAATGGTGACGGTATTATCGATGCTGGTGACGAATGCGCCATTGGTGCTACCAGCAAGCCTAACCTGATTTACGGTCTTGGTTTGTCAGTAACATGGAAAGGCTTCGACTTCAACCTGCACTTCCAGGGAGCCGGCAAGAGCACCTTCATGACCTTAGGTAAGAACGTTTACGCTTTCAGCGAAGGTCAGTGGGGTAACATCTTTAAAGGTCTGCTCGACGACCGTTGGGTGGATAGCGAGACAGCCAGCATGCTGGGCATCGCTCCCAACGAAGACGTGAATGCTTCTTATCCCCGTCTGAGCTATGGTGGCAATGCCAACAACTACCGCAACTCTACGTTCTGGCTGCGCGATGGTCGCTATCTGCGCTTGAAGAACCTGGATATCGGCTACACACTGCCTAAGAGCATTGTCAACAAGATACATTTCCAGAACATTCGTTTCTATGTATCAGGCACCAATCTGTTCTTCCTCTCAAAGAAGTTCGACACATGGGATCCTGAGTCGCTTCAGCCAAGAGGTGAAGACTACCCCATCACCAAAGCAGTTACGCTGGGTATGCAAGTCAATTTGTAA
- a CDS encoding GH92 family glycosyl hydrolase has product MKRLLISLFITSSLTINAATEPVDFVSTLVGTLSKHSLSTGNTYPAIAMPWGMNFWTPQTGRMGDGWQYVYTEDKIRGFKQTHQPSPWINDYGQFSIMPMVSGPDHDFYNEDKRASWFSHKTEVATPYYYKVYLADYDVWAEITPTERAAIMRFTFPETTKANGIARIVVDAFDRGSAIKYDVNKNTITGYSTRNSGGVPQNFRNYFVMQFDTQFQFWGIQKDDKTFTGTEASGNHVQAMVGFNTKKGQQITVRVASSFISEEQAWQNLKELGNRSFDQVCAAGRKQWNDVLGRIEVEDNDIDHLRTFYSSLYRSVLFPRSFYEINAQGEPVHYSPHTGEVCQGYYFTDTGFWDTFRCLFPLLNLVYPEMNVKMQEGLVNCYKESGFLPEWASPGHRGCMVGNNSASVVADAYLKGLNGYDIETLWKAVVHGANAVHPQVGSTGRMGYEYYNKLGYVPYNVGINENVARTLEYAYDDWCIYQLGKKLGKKEKELKPFKQHALNYKNVFDKETKLMRGRNEDGTFQTPFSPLKWGDAFTEGNAWHYTWSVFHDPEGLIQLMGGKETFVQMLDSVFNVPPYFDDSYYGGVIHEIREMQIMGMGNYAHGNQPIQHMIYLYDWAAQPWKAQQHIREVMDRFYNAAPDGYCGDEDNGQTSAWYVFSAMGFYPVCPGSGQYAIGTPYFNHIRLHLSDGKTLTIDANGVSNPYIGSMSFDGQAYDRNYLDHTQLMKGGHIVFDMQAQPNRQRGISKDAAPYSFSNELKK; this is encoded by the coding sequence ATGAAAAGACTTCTTATTAGCCTATTTATTACATCGTCTTTAACCATCAATGCCGCCACAGAACCTGTTGATTTCGTTAGCACATTGGTTGGCACATTGTCTAAGCACTCTCTTTCTACTGGTAACACCTACCCTGCTATTGCTATGCCTTGGGGTATGAACTTCTGGACACCTCAGACAGGACGCATGGGTGACGGTTGGCAATATGTATATACCGAAGACAAGATTCGCGGTTTCAAACAAACCCATCAGCCTTCACCATGGATAAATGACTATGGTCAGTTCTCTATTATGCCAATGGTTTCTGGACCTGATCATGATTTCTATAATGAGGACAAGAGAGCCAGTTGGTTCTCTCACAAGACCGAAGTGGCTACACCTTATTATTATAAGGTATATCTTGCAGACTATGATGTGTGGGCAGAAATCACCCCGACCGAACGTGCTGCCATCATGCGATTCACATTTCCTGAGACGACCAAGGCCAACGGAATTGCACGTATCGTAGTGGATGCTTTCGACAGAGGCTCAGCAATCAAATACGATGTAAATAAAAATACTATTACCGGCTATAGCACTCGCAACAGCGGTGGTGTACCACAGAATTTCCGCAACTATTTTGTCATGCAGTTTGACACACAGTTCCAGTTCTGGGGCATTCAAAAGGATGACAAGACCTTTACAGGTACTGAAGCCAGCGGAAATCATGTTCAAGCCATGGTTGGCTTCAACACAAAGAAAGGTCAGCAAATCACAGTTCGCGTAGCCTCATCATTCATTAGCGAGGAGCAAGCATGGCAGAACTTGAAAGAACTGGGCAACCGCTCGTTCGATCAGGTATGTGCTGCTGGTCGTAAACAGTGGAACGATGTGTTAGGCCGCATCGAAGTAGAAGACAACGATATTGATCACCTGCGCACTTTCTATAGCAGTCTGTATCGTTCAGTACTCTTCCCCCGTTCATTCTATGAGATAAATGCTCAGGGCGAACCTGTTCACTATAGCCCCCACACAGGCGAGGTATGCCAGGGCTACTATTTCACCGATACCGGTTTTTGGGACACCTTCCGTTGTTTGTTCCCCTTGCTGAATCTGGTATATCCTGAGATGAATGTAAAGATGCAGGAAGGTCTTGTGAACTGTTACAAGGAGAGCGGATTCCTTCCTGAATGGGCAAGTCCTGGTCATCGCGGTTGCATGGTGGGCAACAACTCTGCCTCTGTTGTAGCTGATGCCTATCTGAAGGGGCTGAACGGTTATGACATCGAAACACTTTGGAAGGCTGTTGTACATGGTGCCAATGCGGTTCATCCTCAAGTAGGCTCAACAGGACGTATGGGCTATGAATACTATAACAAGCTTGGCTATGTGCCCTACAACGTTGGCATCAACGAAAATGTGGCCCGCACACTGGAATATGCCTACGACGACTGGTGTATCTACCAATTAGGTAAGAAACTTGGCAAGAAGGAGAAGGAACTGAAACCCTTCAAGCAGCATGCTCTGAACTACAAAAACGTATTCGACAAGGAAACAAAACTGATGCGCGGCCGCAATGAGGACGGAACCTTCCAGACACCTTTCTCACCACTGAAATGGGGTGATGCCTTTACTGAAGGTAATGCATGGCATTATACATGGTCTGTGTTCCACGACCCAGAAGGCCTCATTCAACTGATGGGTGGTAAAGAGACTTTTGTACAGATGCTCGACTCTGTGTTCAATGTACCTCCCTATTTCGATGACAGCTACTACGGTGGAGTGATTCATGAAATCCGTGAGATGCAGATTATGGGTATGGGCAACTATGCACATGGTAATCAGCCCATCCAGCACATGATTTACCTGTACGACTGGGCAGCTCAGCCCTGGAAGGCTCAGCAGCATATTCGTGAGGTGATGGACCGTTTCTACAATGCCGCTCCCGATGGATATTGCGGTGATGAAGACAACGGCCAGACGTCAGCATGGTACGTGTTCTCGGCTATGGGATTCTATCCTGTATGCCCAGGTTCAGGCCAGTATGCAATAGGAACTCCTTACTTTAACCACATAAGGCTCCACCTTTCAGATGGAAAGACATTGACTATTGATGCCAATGGAGTAAGCAATCCATACATCGGTTCAATGTCGTTCGACGGTCAGGCTTATGATCGCAATTACCTTGATCATACCCAATTGATGAAAGGCGGACATATTGTCTTTGACATGCAGGCACAGCCAAACCGTCAGCGTGGTATTAGTAAGGATGCTGCCCCCTATTCATTCTCTAACGAACTTAAAAAATGA
- a CDS encoding IPT/TIG domain-containing protein, with protein MKTPLVVITAILAGLATLSCSESSTTAEDYVGVQSSDPFDPSKDITINNFTPEKGSVGQQIFIHGSNFGNDPKMVKVLIGKKEAVVVSVKSNSIYCYLPGAAYNVIEGNRLFADIEVKIEGKEAKAANRFEYERKMVVGKLCGKSYDKEADAVWIDGSFEDCSGFKNDGVMQFSPYNHDQLFVVYDQEPHFGTVAHGIQLIDLKEQTVKTILPLSKFSNQRLRTIDFAVDPFMYNEDGTYAYQMVQKKDAEGNPMFDDDSNPIMEKSGYAPEGWDKTATADQKKWREHLIISADNDNDQYRANSVYIVDRDPDGEFSNKSVVRQLANYRQCNGASLHPINGELYFTSFTQGEVLRLDMMKYWNTILPDSLGGLGRTWSSFVNDNLHDINTGSESGSGAFEKLFTIQDTNWEFQIDIHPSGKYAYIVVINRNYILRSDYNEETKRFSAPYRVAGDMSHDGFQDGVGLTALMHRPYQGTFVKNDQYEAEGRADIYDFYFCDSQNDAIRLLTPEGIVKTYAGGSAATHADGNTYGNENGELRDFARFHRPTGLVNDVHRDAITGENTLIFYILDTSNYAIRTITMEENLEAEEKK; from the coding sequence ATGAAAACGCCGTTAGTAGTCATAACAGCTATTCTCGCAGGACTTGCTACACTCTCGTGTAGTGAGTCCTCGACAACTGCTGAAGACTATGTCGGCGTTCAATCGTCTGATCCTTTCGACCCTTCGAAGGACATCACGATTAACAATTTCACACCTGAGAAAGGTAGTGTCGGACAACAGATTTTTATTCATGGCAGCAACTTTGGCAATGACCCAAAAATGGTTAAAGTGCTCATTGGTAAGAAAGAAGCTGTCGTAGTCAGTGTAAAGAGTAATAGCATCTACTGCTATCTGCCCGGTGCTGCCTACAACGTAATCGAAGGCAACCGCCTTTTTGCCGATATCGAAGTAAAGATTGAAGGCAAAGAAGCCAAAGCTGCCAACCGTTTTGAATACGAACGCAAAATGGTTGTTGGCAAACTTTGTGGTAAGAGCTACGACAAGGAAGCCGACGCTGTATGGATCGACGGTTCGTTCGAGGATTGCAGCGGTTTCAAGAACGATGGCGTAATGCAGTTCTCACCCTACAATCACGACCAACTTTTTGTTGTATATGACCAGGAGCCTCACTTCGGTACAGTGGCCCACGGCATTCAGCTCATTGACCTGAAAGAGCAGACTGTAAAAACCATTCTGCCATTGAGCAAATTCTCTAACCAGCGTCTGCGTACCATCGACTTTGCTGTTGACCCCTTCATGTATAATGAGGACGGAACATACGCCTATCAGATGGTTCAGAAGAAGGATGCTGAAGGCAACCCAATGTTCGATGACGACTCGAATCCTATCATGGAAAAGAGCGGTTATGCTCCCGAAGGATGGGACAAGACAGCTACTGCCGACCAGAAAAAATGGCGTGAGCACTTGATTATCTCTGCCGATAACGACAACGATCAATATCGCGCTAATTCAGTATATATTGTTGACCGTGACCCAGATGGTGAATTCAGCAACAAGTCAGTTGTTCGCCAGTTGGCCAACTACCGCCAGTGTAACGGTGCTTCTCTGCACCCCATCAATGGCGAGCTCTATTTCACCAGCTTTACACAGGGTGAAGTATTGCGCCTGGACATGATGAAGTACTGGAACACCATTCTGCCTGACTCACTGGGTGGACTGGGCCGCACATGGTCTTCATTCGTCAACGATAACTTGCATGACATCAACACAGGCTCAGAGAGTGGATCTGGCGCCTTTGAGAAACTGTTCACTATTCAGGATACAAACTGGGAATTCCAGATTGACATCCACCCCAGCGGAAAGTATGCTTACATTGTAGTTATCAACCGTAACTACATTCTGCGTTCCGATTATAATGAAGAGACCAAGCGTTTCTCAGCACCTTACCGCGTAGCTGGTGATATGTCACATGACGGATTTCAAGATGGCGTAGGTCTGACAGCGCTGATGCATCGTCCCTATCAGGGAACTTTTGTTAAGAACGACCAGTATGAGGCTGAAGGACGTGCAGACATCTATGACTTCTATTTCTGTGACTCACAAAACGATGCTATTCGTCTGCTGACACCGGAAGGCATTGTGAAGACTTATGCCGGCGGTAGTGCTGCTACCCATGCTGATGGTAATACTTATGGTAACGAAAATGGTGAGTTGCGCGACTTTGCACGTTTCCATCGTCCTACCGGCTTGGTAAACGATGTGCACCGCGATGCTATCACAGGCGAGAACACACTTATATTCTATATTTTGGATACGAGCAACTACGCTATCCGTACCATTACTATGGAAGAAAACTTAGAAGCAGAGGAAAAGAAATAA
- a CDS encoding RagB/SusD family nutrient uptake outer membrane protein, whose product MNTKNIKHILLAATVSCGFATTFTACSDLDSDKYFDDRKTLESVFSDKQQADQWLAHAFSFLDGSNFEVASKGSTGGDGGSWNPFNFDDDMYYGDRDNTFGDSKDADFASYNSFHEGNYSENQGQNAWVRCYQGIYQASIFIHNIGINQEMSEKEIEDYRGQARFVRAYYYWLLLRKFGPVPIMADEGADYTLEYDELATPRSTYEECATYIADQMLQASKELKYYNRDEGNVMRPTIGAALATRAIVLTYAASPLANGQLKNGKHPASVNDDIAKQLRNFDGTYLLSLEYDESKWARAAAALKDVIDLGVYDLYVDGFDDQTTGGDYPLSVAPPYNAEFSDKNWPNGWKNIDPYKSYAKLFNGSVSPSNNPEMIFTRGNMNKNDHDNGIGSLVLHSMPVSLNGWNTHGLTQKMVDTYYTKDGGDVDGMYSEWRQPGATTVENPGNDRPRSTEFITRSEAQSNAYPEVPIWHLGTSSQQAQQRMNVSKQYVGREPRFYASVAYSGSVWQMLDHPTNSMWGTQVTYYRAGSDGYKNAFSYLRTGIGVKKYYNPHDYINAQNNYDHICEKYEPAIRYADILLMYTECLNELTEGQAYQEKDWQGNDVVITGRNLQEMKRGIQPVRIRAGLPDYTAAEYADKDVLRAKIKRERMIEFMGEGKRYFDLRRWMDAPIEENKRIYGLNVFMTASSKTDFMKVIPVYNLSATFTDKMYFWPISFSDLKRNKNLVQNPGWKYND is encoded by the coding sequence ATGAATACTAAAAATATAAAACATATTTTGCTCGCTGCAACGGTAAGCTGTGGTTTTGCGACTACTTTCACCGCTTGTTCTGACCTGGATTCAGACAAGTATTTCGACGACCGCAAAACACTTGAAAGCGTTTTTAGCGACAAACAACAGGCCGACCAGTGGCTGGCTCATGCCTTCTCTTTCCTGGACGGAAGCAACTTCGAAGTAGCTTCTAAGGGTTCAACTGGCGGCGACGGCGGTAGTTGGAATCCTTTCAACTTCGACGACGACATGTACTACGGTGACCGTGACAACACGTTCGGTGACTCTAAAGACGCTGACTTTGCTTCATATAATTCTTTCCACGAAGGAAACTATAGCGAGAATCAGGGTCAGAACGCATGGGTGCGCTGCTATCAGGGTATCTATCAGGCTTCTATCTTCATTCACAACATCGGCATCAACCAAGAGATGTCCGAGAAAGAGATTGAAGACTATCGTGGTCAGGCTCGTTTCGTACGTGCCTACTACTACTGGCTATTGCTCCGCAAGTTCGGTCCTGTGCCCATCATGGCTGACGAAGGTGCAGACTACACATTGGAATACGATGAACTGGCCACTCCACGTTCTACTTACGAGGAGTGTGCTACCTACATCGCCGACCAGATGTTGCAGGCTTCTAAAGAGCTGAAGTATTACAATCGCGATGAAGGTAATGTGATGCGTCCCACCATCGGTGCCGCACTGGCAACTCGTGCCATCGTACTCACCTATGCTGCATCTCCCCTGGCTAACGGTCAACTGAAGAACGGTAAGCACCCTGCCTCTGTAAATGATGACATTGCCAAACAGCTGCGCAACTTTGATGGTACTTACCTTCTTTCACTTGAATACGACGAATCAAAGTGGGCACGTGCTGCTGCAGCTTTGAAGGACGTGATTGACTTGGGCGTATATGACCTCTATGTTGACGGCTTCGACGATCAGACAACTGGTGGTGACTATCCTTTGAGCGTCGCTCCTCCTTACAATGCTGAATTCTCTGACAAGAACTGGCCTAACGGTTGGAAGAACATTGACCCCTACAAGTCGTATGCAAAACTGTTCAATGGTTCAGTTAGTCCCTCGAACAATCCCGAGATGATTTTCACTCGTGGCAACATGAACAAGAATGACCACGACAATGGTATCGGTTCGTTGGTACTGCACTCTATGCCTGTTTCACTGAACGGTTGGAACACGCACGGTCTGACACAGAAGATGGTTGACACCTACTATACGAAAGATGGTGGTGATGTAGACGGCATGTACAGCGAATGGCGCCAGCCAGGTGCTACGACTGTAGAGAATCCTGGTAACGACCGTCCTCGCAGCACTGAATTCATCACCCGTTCTGAAGCTCAGTCAAATGCTTATCCCGAAGTGCCCATTTGGCACCTGGGCACCTCAAGCCAGCAGGCACAGCAGCGTATGAACGTTTCTAAGCAGTATGTAGGGCGCGAACCCCGTTTCTATGCTTCTGTAGCATATAGCGGCAGTGTATGGCAGATGCTGGATCATCCTACAAACTCTATGTGGGGAACACAGGTAACCTACTATCGTGCTGGTAGCGATGGTTATAAGAATGCTTTCTCATATCTGCGTACAGGTATTGGCGTGAAGAAATACTACAATCCACACGACTATATCAACGCACAGAACAACTATGATCATATCTGCGAAAAGTATGAGCCTGCTATCCGTTACGCTGACATTTTGCTGATGTACACAGAATGTTTGAACGAGTTGACTGAAGGTCAAGCTTATCAGGAAAAAGACTGGCAAGGCAATGATGTAGTAATCACAGGTCGTAACTTGCAGGAAATGAAGCGTGGCATCCAGCCCGTTCGTATTCGTGCCGGTTTGCCCGATTACACTGCTGCTGAATATGCAGACAAGGATGTGCTGCGTGCAAAGATCAAGCGTGAGCGCATGATTGAGTTCATGGGTGAAGGCAAGCGCTACTTCGACCTACGTCGTTGGATGGATGCTCCTATCGAGGAGAACAAGCGCATCTATGGTTTGAACGTATTCATGACTGCCAGCAGCAAAACTGACTTCATGAAAGTGATTCCTGTTTACAACCTCTCGGCTACATTTACTGACAAGATGTACTTCTGGCCCATCTCATTCTCTGACCTGAAGCGTAACAAGAATCTGGTACAGAACCCCGGATGGAAGTATAATGACTAA